From a single Streptomyces liliifuscus genomic region:
- a CDS encoding DUF6417 family protein, whose protein sequence is MVAAGRHRQTGGILHRRCAPWPLDEAHDLLRLLQATAGEDGPLSPEADRWAQELAARIPPGS, encoded by the coding sequence GTGGTGGCTGCTGGCCGCCACCGCCAAACGGGAGGAATACTTCATCGGCGATGCGCACCATGGCCCCTGGATGAGGCGCACGATCTGCTCCGTCTGCTGCAGGCGACCGCCGGGGAGGACGGGCCCCTGTCGCCGGAGGCGGACCGGTGGGCGCAGGAGCTCGCCGCCCGCATTCCGCCGGGGAGCTGA
- a CDS encoding ArsR/SmtB family transcription factor, with protein sequence MQVPLYQAKAEFFRMLGHPVRIRVLELLQNGPVPVRDLLSEIEIEPSSLSQQLAVLRRSGIVVSIREGSTVSYALAGGDVAELLRAARRILTELITGQSGLLAELQQLDPQSALTPGGADQRS encoded by the coding sequence ATGCAGGTCCCCCTCTACCAGGCCAAGGCCGAGTTCTTCCGGATGCTCGGACACCCGGTGCGCATCCGGGTCCTGGAACTGCTGCAAAACGGACCCGTCCCCGTACGCGACCTGCTGAGCGAGATCGAGATCGAACCGTCCAGTCTCTCCCAGCAGCTGGCCGTACTGCGCCGCTCCGGGATCGTGGTGTCCATCCGGGAGGGCTCTACCGTCAGCTATGCCCTGGCCGGCGGCGATGTGGCCGAGCTCCTGCGTGCGGCCCGCCGGATCCTGACCGAATTGATCACTGGCCAGAGCGGGTTGCTCGCCGAACTCCAGCAGTTGGACCCTCAATCGGCCCTCACCCCCGGCGGAGCCGACCAACGCTCCTGA
- a CDS encoding ABC transporter substrate-binding protein has product MPRWKKILIAVLVLGLIVALGFTACELSQREDTCADGVVRNSGECIGVNGEGYDFGTPEIKDVARAIAQENKRIDDQPRVTVAMMLPLQSNQAALRRQMRSDLQGAYLGQRQANEGEGEPPKIRLVLANPGRNYRQQEKVVDTLLRMADSPEDRLRAVTGFNLSLNATEEAVKRLTEHKVPVLASRISGDQIANEEGLDGMAQLRFPGLARIIPTNHDAAQALANFNGERGRENLKTVLVYDRRPDSYNESLAKAFSGIKENGPPGPAAMSFESPAIDEPGSTGNQFTQTANNICDSEADTVYFAGRTLHLRIFALKLAQVGCKERHYTIVSGSDAASLRQAMTEKDWGQLRGEDGHAKVTVQYAAPAHPDAWNAELARWNKKWDMDHNRKPTSEELPQYLAEPKTALDTLKKRIESTHSEGTNLGSAPNLEDSRTMLVYDGLTTIGKALHQVESGGAEAVPGREDVGRQWSLLQSRHRVQGTSGLICLTSGGNAYDKPAAVVELEPGQAGHGKLKFVGLGWPTGREQPKNCVIPSNTS; this is encoded by the coding sequence ATGCCCAGATGGAAGAAGATCCTCATCGCGGTGCTGGTCCTGGGGCTGATCGTGGCGCTCGGCTTCACCGCCTGCGAACTCTCCCAGCGGGAGGACACCTGCGCCGACGGCGTCGTACGGAACAGCGGCGAGTGCATAGGCGTCAACGGCGAGGGCTACGACTTCGGTACCCCCGAGATCAAGGACGTGGCCCGGGCCATCGCCCAGGAGAACAAAAGGATCGACGACCAGCCCCGCGTCACGGTTGCGATGATGCTGCCGCTCCAGTCGAATCAGGCGGCGCTGCGCCGGCAGATGCGCAGCGACCTCCAGGGTGCGTATCTGGGGCAACGGCAAGCCAACGAGGGCGAGGGGGAACCGCCCAAGATCCGGCTGGTGCTGGCCAACCCCGGGCGGAACTACCGGCAGCAGGAGAAGGTCGTGGACACCCTGCTGCGGATGGCCGACTCACCGGAGGACCGGCTGCGCGCCGTCACAGGCTTCAACCTCAGCCTCAACGCCACGGAGGAAGCAGTCAAGCGTCTGACGGAACACAAGGTCCCAGTGCTCGCGTCCCGGATCAGCGGGGACCAGATCGCCAACGAGGAGGGGCTGGACGGGATGGCCCAGCTGCGGTTCCCCGGCCTGGCCCGGATCATCCCCACCAACCACGACGCGGCCCAGGCGCTGGCCAACTTCAACGGCGAACGGGGCCGGGAGAACCTCAAGACGGTACTGGTCTACGACAGGCGCCCCGACAGCTACAACGAGTCTCTGGCGAAGGCGTTCAGCGGGATCAAGGAGAACGGCCCGCCCGGTCCCGCCGCGATGTCCTTCGAGTCCCCGGCGATCGACGAGCCGGGCTCGACCGGCAACCAGTTCACGCAGACGGCCAACAACATCTGCGACTCCGAGGCCGACACCGTCTACTTTGCGGGGCGCACGCTGCACCTGCGGATCTTCGCGCTCAAGCTGGCCCAGGTGGGCTGCAAGGAACGGCACTACACCATCGTCAGCGGCTCCGACGCCGCCTCGCTGCGGCAGGCCATGACAGAGAAAGACTGGGGACAGCTGCGCGGCGAGGACGGCCACGCGAAGGTAACGGTGCAGTACGCCGCCCCCGCGCACCCGGACGCTTGGAATGCCGAGCTGGCCCGCTGGAACAAGAAGTGGGACATGGACCACAATCGCAAGCCCACCAGCGAGGAGCTCCCCCAGTACCTCGCCGAGCCCAAGACTGCCCTGGACACCCTGAAGAAGCGCATCGAGTCCACGCACAGTGAGGGGACGAACCTCGGCTCCGCCCCGAACCTGGAGGACTCCCGGACGATGCTCGTGTATGACGGCCTCACCACCATTGGCAAGGCTCTGCACCAGGTGGAGAGCGGCGGCGCCGAGGCGGTGCCCGGCCGTGAGGACGTCGGCAGGCAGTGGTCGCTGCTCCAGTCCCGCCACCGGGTGCAGGGCACGAGCGGTCTGATATGCCTGACCAGCGGCGGGAACGCGTACGACAAGCCGGCCGCGGTCGTCGAGCTGGAACCCGGCCAGGCGGGCCACGGCAAGCTGAAGTTCGTCGGCTTGGGCTGGCCCACCGGCCGGGAACAGCCGAAGAACTGTGTGATCCCCAGCAACACTTCCTGA
- a CDS encoding nucleotidyltransferase family protein, producing MGEDLGFEKLLDDEEGFFAHLFARSPKGAGRDPLYGPDLPVVLLTGGPGMGKGRLLRVVRDRFAPKVPVIHLDCASPMYAGRARPERGARSDITEALFEIARRLCTWRGTGGSFAFPRLFAGLAMIATNVRAGTPAAIATEVQRYQELPQRGRLHSLGTGDVWRGVLRGTIRNLLGILAGQMLGPYPAAAGTALLDALFESLAPRGRAELERIYGAYPSAGGQREHGLLDLAIDFKKGGEDRKLAENFLFRALREDLEASYTGAFGWLSRVGRPGLLLDHAETPLGERLLSAVLIDRRRGQCDRVVIVGTARREDGGTFLHGGLPARVPPAEFRPADGGPPAWSRSTLSGRDGAPLAEGVLLLRMPLLTDDQLTKETQRRQQRGEPEGGANRRRIDAAVARLSGGRPHTVIRLATAAAAFRMPADANDRDLLDAPFQVPGGAPERPVADVLLKELVLDQPPVRLPDVHHDQWLDLLTHLSVAHDEECADVLLRHHQAGHVHHLTAHQVSRHLADTGWPSCERHFIGDFGLRQLLVHRLYGLSPGGGAWYADHHLLRDHYAGRAADEGAPSGGAFRSVTTHRMNHHLVSGGVDDVVRHLATTLPGRPREWCADLLETAQAPYPGGADARRERAQGLVPVDGPALRRTVDQLLHAVWLCEERTRSTGETAETLSTLLTRLVGMDFDGAGQLDPTATEWKALAANEQPLLRCTCTPRLGQGR from the coding sequence GTGGGTGAAGACCTGGGGTTCGAGAAACTCCTGGACGACGAGGAAGGATTCTTCGCGCACCTGTTCGCGCGGTCACCGAAGGGAGCCGGCCGCGATCCCTTGTACGGCCCCGACCTTCCCGTGGTGCTGCTCACCGGCGGCCCCGGCATGGGCAAGGGGCGGCTGCTGCGCGTGGTGCGGGACCGTTTCGCCCCTAAGGTGCCGGTGATCCATCTGGACTGCGCCTCCCCGATGTACGCGGGCCGGGCCCGGCCGGAGCGAGGCGCCCGCTCGGACATCACCGAGGCTCTCTTCGAGATCGCCCGGCGGCTGTGCACCTGGCGCGGGACAGGCGGCTCGTTCGCCTTCCCACGGCTCTTCGCGGGCCTCGCGATGATCGCCACCAACGTCAGGGCGGGCACCCCCGCGGCGATCGCGACGGAGGTCCAGCGGTACCAGGAACTGCCCCAGCGGGGGCGCCTCCACAGCCTGGGCACGGGCGACGTCTGGCGGGGCGTGCTCCGCGGCACCATCCGCAACCTGCTGGGGATCCTGGCCGGGCAGATGCTCGGCCCCTACCCGGCGGCCGCGGGCACCGCGCTGCTGGACGCCCTCTTCGAGAGCCTGGCGCCCCGGGGGAGAGCGGAACTGGAACGGATCTACGGCGCGTATCCCAGCGCCGGCGGTCAGCGCGAGCACGGGCTGCTCGATCTCGCCATCGACTTCAAGAAGGGCGGCGAGGACCGCAAGCTCGCGGAGAACTTCCTCTTCCGGGCCCTGCGCGAGGACCTTGAGGCGTCGTACACCGGGGCATTCGGCTGGCTGAGCCGGGTCGGCCGTCCGGGGCTGCTGCTGGACCACGCCGAGACGCCCCTGGGGGAGCGGCTGCTGAGCGCCGTACTCATCGACCGCCGGCGCGGGCAGTGCGACCGCGTGGTGATCGTGGGCACGGCGCGACGGGAGGACGGCGGTACCTTCCTGCACGGCGGCCTGCCTGCCCGGGTTCCCCCGGCGGAGTTCCGGCCCGCCGACGGCGGCCCTCCCGCATGGTCTCGGTCCACGCTGTCGGGAAGGGACGGGGCACCGCTGGCCGAGGGGGTGCTCCTGCTGCGCATGCCCTTGCTCACCGACGACCAGCTCACCAAGGAGACCCAGCGAAGACAGCAGCGCGGGGAACCGGAGGGCGGCGCCAACCGCCGTCGTATCGATGCCGCCGTGGCCCGGCTGAGCGGCGGACGGCCGCACACGGTGATCCGGCTGGCCACCGCTGCCGCCGCCTTCCGTATGCCGGCCGACGCCAACGACCGGGACCTCCTGGACGCCCCGTTCCAGGTCCCCGGAGGCGCCCCCGAGCGGCCGGTGGCGGACGTACTGCTGAAGGAGCTGGTCCTGGACCAGCCGCCGGTGCGGCTGCCGGACGTACACCACGACCAGTGGCTCGATCTGCTCACCCACCTGTCGGTGGCGCACGACGAGGAGTGCGCGGACGTCCTGCTTCGCCACCATCAGGCGGGCCACGTCCATCACTTGACGGCGCATCAGGTCTCCCGGCATCTCGCCGACACCGGATGGCCAAGCTGCGAACGGCACTTCATCGGGGACTTCGGACTGCGCCAGCTGCTGGTGCACCGGCTGTACGGCCTCAGCCCCGGCGGCGGCGCCTGGTACGCCGACCATCACCTGCTGCGGGACCACTACGCGGGACGCGCGGCCGACGAGGGGGCGCCGAGCGGCGGGGCGTTCCGTTCGGTCACGACGCACCGGATGAACCACCACCTGGTCTCCGGCGGCGTGGACGACGTGGTCCGCCATCTGGCCACAACGCTGCCCGGTCGCCCCCGCGAGTGGTGCGCGGATCTGCTGGAGACCGCCCAGGCACCGTATCCGGGCGGCGCGGACGCCCGGCGGGAGCGTGCCCAGGGCCTGGTGCCGGTGGACGGACCCGCGCTGCGCCGCACCGTCGACCAGCTACTGCACGCGGTGTGGCTGTGCGAGGAGCGGACCAGATCGACCGGCGAGACGGCCGAAACCCTGTCCACACTGCTGACCCGACTCGTGGGCATGGACTTCGACGGCGCCGGACAACTCGACCCGACCGCCACGGAATGGAAAGCCCTGGCGGCGAACGAGCAGCCACTGCTGCGCTGCACCTGTACCCCACGGCTCGGGCAAGGGAGGTAA
- a CDS encoding DUF2997 domain-containing protein, with the protein MISADGSVEVHVQGVAGTRCVADTDELVRLLGGSVEHQELTEEAYQQDAAEEQDRLWQERWPRRHGGCGVRRVAHPDPPVSAMERVRCPHGVAPFLGGLAGAGGIRRRGTPTSGSSHTLRTRSASLPGRWPWLRPR; encoded by the coding sequence GTGATTTCGGCGGACGGCAGTGTGGAAGTGCACGTCCAGGGTGTCGCCGGGACACGGTGCGTGGCGGACACCGACGAGTTGGTCCGGCTGCTCGGCGGGAGTGTGGAGCACCAGGAGCTCACCGAGGAGGCGTATCAGCAGGACGCGGCCGAGGAGCAGGACCGCCTGTGGCAGGAGAGGTGGCCGAGGCGGCATGGCGGGTGCGGCGTGCGTCGGGTCGCTCATCCTGATCCCCCGGTCTCGGCCATGGAACGGGTCCGGTGCCCGCATGGTGTGGCTCCATTCCTGGGAGGGCTCGCGGGGGCCGGGGGTATCAGGAGGCGAGGTACTCCCACTTCTGGGTCTTCGCACACTCTCCGAACCCGAAGCGCCTCGCTGCCGGGCCGATGGCCTTGGCTGCGTCCTCGTTGA
- a CDS encoding cytochrome P450, which produces MSETALPTLPMDRTTLLDPPTAYARLREESPVSRIAVWGGNTPWLVTRHEDARAVLADPRFSSENIRENFPGLQPTPPPRTPGQLFAMDPPDHTRLRRMLIPDFTFRRVEELRPVIRTLTDSLIDDLMAKEPSRADLVEHFTLPLPLQVICELLGVPYVDREFIHRQAAAFATVTDGPEAMRAGWAALFGYLSELLAAKTADPGDDLMSRLATDRVATGEATAAEAAGMLVQLLIAGHETTASMLSLGAVTLLTHPGQLTALRADPALVPGAVEELLRYLTVVHIGMRRIALEDVEVGGVTIRAGEGVVVSLQAANRDPRAFPDPDTFDITRDAQHHLSFGHGPHHCLGQSLARAELQIALPALFQRLPELRLAVPAEEFALHGRAIHGVSELLVTW; this is translated from the coding sequence GTGTCTGAGACCGCCCTGCCCACACTCCCCATGGACCGCACCACCCTGCTCGACCCGCCCACCGCATACGCCCGGCTGCGCGAGGAGAGCCCCGTGAGCCGCATCGCTGTGTGGGGCGGCAACACACCCTGGCTGGTCACCCGGCACGAGGACGCTCGCGCCGTCCTCGCCGACCCGCGCTTCAGCTCCGAGAACATCCGCGAAAACTTCCCCGGCCTGCAGCCGACCCCGCCGCCACGCACCCCCGGCCAGCTCTTCGCCATGGACCCGCCCGACCACACACGGCTGCGCCGAATGCTCATCCCCGACTTCACCTTCCGCCGCGTCGAGGAACTGCGTCCGGTGATCCGGACACTGACCGACTCACTGATCGACGACCTGATGGCGAAGGAGCCGTCCCGCGCCGACCTGGTGGAGCACTTCACGCTGCCGCTGCCCCTGCAGGTCATCTGCGAACTGCTCGGCGTGCCCTACGTCGACCGGGAGTTCATCCACCGGCAGGCGGCCGCGTTCGCCACCGTCACAGACGGGCCCGAGGCAATGCGCGCGGGCTGGGCCGCGCTGTTCGGCTACCTCTCCGAGCTGCTGGCCGCCAAGACCGCCGACCCCGGCGACGATCTGATGAGCCGGCTCGCGACGGACCGTGTGGCCACCGGCGAGGCAACCGCGGCTGAGGCGGCAGGCATGCTGGTGCAACTCCTCATCGCGGGCCACGAGACGACCGCGAGCATGCTGTCGCTCGGAGCGGTGACACTCCTGACCCACCCCGGCCAACTGACCGCACTGCGCGCCGACCCGGCGCTGGTGCCGGGCGCGGTGGAGGAACTGCTGCGCTACCTGACCGTGGTCCACATCGGCATGCGCCGGATCGCCCTGGAGGACGTCGAGGTGGGCGGCGTCACCATACGGGCCGGCGAAGGGGTGGTCGTCTCACTCCAGGCCGCAAACCGCGACCCGCGAGCCTTCCCGGACCCGGACACCTTCGACATCACCCGCGATGCCCAGCACCACCTGTCGTTCGGCCACGGCCCGCACCACTGCCTGGGCCAGTCGCTGGCCCGCGCCGAACTCCAGATCGCCCTGCCCGCGCTGTTCCAGCGGCTGCCGGAACTGCGTCTGGCCGTGCCCGCGGAGGAGTTCGCCCTGCACGGCAGGGCCATCCACGGCGTAAGTGAACTGCTCGTCACCTGGTGA
- a CDS encoding alkaline phosphatase family protein — MTAPAKPLVVLDIVGLTPRLLKHMPAVAALADRGFQARLGTVLPAVTCSVQSTFLTGALPREHGIVGNGWYFRDVGDVLLWRQHNHLVGGEKLWHTARRSRPDFKVANICWWYAMGADVDFTVTPRPIYYSDGRKEPDCYTYPPSLHDELTDRLGPFPLFTYWGPNAGLPSSQWILGAARQLFDEHRPDLSLVYLPHLDYEPQRTGPDSPETARAARQLDDAIRPLIDHLLAAGATVVALSEYGIAPADHPVDINRALREAGLLEVYTQDGMEYLDPWTSRAFAVADHQIAHVYVRDPADLAKATEIVAGLDGVAELLDEDGKSAHGLDHERSGEFVAVAEPGAWFTYYYWLDDDRAPDFARQVEIHRKPGYDPAELLYDPDVPALKLRAAAQIARKKLGFRYRIRTVPLDPSGVRGTHGRLPDNPEYGPVLLCSEPALRQGEFAATEVKDLLLRLADLPASTGATARDTADKGDVDRV; from the coding sequence ATGACTGCCCCCGCCAAGCCTCTCGTGGTCCTGGACATCGTGGGCCTCACGCCCCGGCTGCTCAAGCACATGCCCGCGGTTGCCGCGCTCGCCGACCGCGGTTTCCAAGCCCGCCTGGGCACCGTCTTGCCCGCAGTGACCTGCTCGGTCCAGTCGACCTTCCTCACCGGCGCCCTGCCCCGAGAGCACGGAATCGTCGGCAACGGCTGGTACTTCCGCGACGTCGGCGACGTACTCCTGTGGCGGCAGCACAACCACCTCGTCGGCGGGGAGAAGCTGTGGCACACCGCCCGGCGCTCACGCCCCGACTTCAAGGTCGCCAACATCTGCTGGTGGTACGCCATGGGCGCGGACGTCGACTTCACCGTCACCCCACGGCCGATCTACTACTCGGACGGCCGCAAGGAGCCGGACTGCTACACATATCCGCCCTCCCTGCACGACGAACTCACCGACCGTCTGGGCCCGTTCCCCCTGTTCACCTACTGGGGCCCGAACGCCGGTCTCCCCTCCAGCCAGTGGATCCTCGGTGCCGCCCGCCAACTCTTCGACGAGCACCGGCCCGACCTCAGCCTCGTCTACCTCCCGCACCTCGACTACGAGCCGCAGCGCACCGGTCCCGACTCGCCCGAGACCGCTCGCGCGGCACGCCAACTCGACGACGCCATCCGCCCGTTGATCGACCACCTGCTCGCCGCGGGCGCCACCGTCGTAGCCCTCAGCGAGTACGGCATCGCACCAGCGGACCACCCGGTGGACATCAACCGCGCACTGCGCGAGGCAGGTCTTCTGGAGGTCTACACACAGGACGGCATGGAGTACCTGGACCCGTGGACCTCGCGCGCCTTCGCCGTCGCCGACCACCAGATCGCCCATGTCTACGTCCGGGACCCGGCCGACCTCGCGAAGGCCACCGAGATCGTCGCGGGCCTCGACGGCGTCGCCGAACTCCTCGACGAGGACGGCAAATCGGCCCACGGGCTGGACCACGAGCGCTCCGGCGAATTCGTCGCGGTAGCCGAGCCCGGCGCCTGGTTCACCTACTACTACTGGCTGGACGACGACCGCGCCCCGGACTTCGCCCGGCAGGTCGAGATCCACCGCAAACCCGGCTACGACCCGGCAGAGCTGCTCTACGACCCCGATGTCCCGGCCCTGAAACTGCGCGCCGCGGCCCAGATCGCCCGCAAGAAACTCGGGTTCCGCTACCGCATCCGCACCGTCCCGCTGGACCCGTCCGGGGTGCGCGGGACCCACGGCAGGCTCCCCGACAACCCCGAGTACGGTCCGGTCCTCCTGTGCTCCGAACCCGCCCTTCGCCAAGGCGAGTTCGCGGCCACAGAAGTCAAAGACCTGCTGCTGCGCCTCGCCGACCTTCCCGCTTCCACCGGCGCCACCGCCCGGGACACCGCCGACAAGGGAGACGTTGACCGTGTCTGA
- the eboE gene encoding metabolite traffic protein EboE — MRLHHRDGTTVHLAYCSNVHTAETLDGVVAQLAEYAEPVRKELGADLLGIGLWLAHDVVTELDDHPAALTRLRDELALRGLETVTLNAFPYEGFHREVVKKDVYLPDWADDRRLDYTLACARVLAALLPDDAVRGSVSTLPLAWRAPWPRARWERAHRSLDRLTTGLAALHRETGRRVQVAFEPEPGCVVENTTQAVRELGGLDPDWLGVCLDTCHLAVQFEEPAAALARLADAGLPVVKVQASAALQADVPADPAARAALAGFAEQRFLHQTRAHTANGVRSVDDLPQALAGELPDDAPWRVHFHAPLHAAAEPPLRTTVPVLSDVLQRLLGGPEALCDHIEVETYTWNVLPPGLRPTDPAGLATGLAAELAWTHQELTALGLTPGPLSKETSA, encoded by the coding sequence ATGCGATTGCACCACCGGGACGGTACGACCGTCCACCTCGCCTACTGCAGCAACGTGCACACCGCCGAGACCCTCGACGGCGTAGTCGCCCAACTCGCCGAGTACGCCGAGCCGGTGCGCAAGGAACTCGGCGCCGACCTCCTCGGCATCGGCCTGTGGCTCGCCCACGACGTCGTCACCGAACTCGACGACCATCCCGCAGCCCTCACCCGCCTCCGCGACGAACTGGCCCTGCGCGGCCTGGAGACCGTCACCCTCAACGCCTTCCCCTACGAGGGCTTCCACCGCGAGGTCGTCAAGAAGGACGTCTACCTGCCGGACTGGGCGGACGACAGACGCCTCGACTACACCCTGGCCTGCGCACGAGTCCTGGCCGCTCTCCTCCCGGACGACGCTGTACGCGGGTCCGTGTCGACCCTGCCGCTCGCCTGGCGCGCTCCCTGGCCGCGCGCACGGTGGGAGCGGGCCCACCGGTCCCTGGACCGGCTCACGACAGGCCTCGCCGCCCTGCACCGGGAGACCGGGCGCCGGGTCCAGGTGGCGTTCGAGCCGGAGCCGGGGTGCGTGGTGGAGAACACCACTCAGGCCGTAAGGGAGTTGGGCGGACTCGATCCCGACTGGCTCGGTGTCTGCCTGGACACCTGCCACCTCGCCGTCCAGTTCGAGGAACCGGCGGCGGCTCTCGCCCGGTTGGCGGACGCCGGGCTGCCGGTGGTCAAGGTGCAGGCCTCGGCCGCTCTCCAGGCCGACGTCCCGGCCGACCCCGCGGCCCGGGCGGCGCTCGCGGGCTTCGCCGAGCAACGCTTCCTGCACCAGACCCGGGCACACACGGCCAACGGCGTACGCAGTGTCGACGACCTCCCCCAGGCCCTGGCCGGTGAACTGCCCGACGACGCGCCCTGGCGGGTCCACTTCCACGCCCCCTTGCACGCAGCCGCCGAGCCCCCACTGCGTACGACCGTGCCCGTGCTCTCGGACGTCCTGCAAAGACTGCTCGGCGGGCCCGAGGCGCTGTGCGACCACATCGAGGTCGAGACATACACCTGGAACGTGCTGCCGCCCGGGTTGCGACCCACGGATCCGGCCGGGCTCGCCACCGGCCTTGCCGCCGAACTGGCCTGGACCCACCAGGAGTTGACAGCACTCGGTCTGACGCCCGGCCCTCTGAGCAAGGAGACCTCCGCATGA
- a CDS encoding TatD family hydrolase, translated as MRIFDPHIHMTSRTTDDYEAMYAAGVRALVEPAFWLGQPRTTVGAFTDYFDSLLGWEPFRAAQFGIQHFCTIALNPKEANDPRCLPVLDELPRYLAKDRVVAVGEIGYDSMTKEEDEALAHQLELAIEHELPVLVHTPHRDKAAGTRRTLDVVRESGIAPEHVLVDHLNELTVAMVKERGSWMGFSIYPKTKMSEDRMVRILREYGTERVLVNSAADWGRSDPLKTRKTADAMLADGSFDQDAVDEVMWRNPVAFYGQSGRLDLDDVPKPDDSGLFEGNSVRRGGE; from the coding sequence ATGCGCATCTTCGACCCGCACATCCACATGACGTCCCGCACCACCGACGACTACGAGGCTATGTACGCGGCCGGGGTCCGCGCCCTGGTGGAGCCGGCGTTCTGGCTCGGCCAGCCGCGCACGACCGTCGGCGCGTTCACCGACTACTTCGACTCGCTGCTGGGCTGGGAGCCGTTCCGCGCGGCCCAGTTCGGCATCCAGCACTTCTGCACGATCGCCCTCAACCCCAAAGAGGCCAACGACCCACGCTGTCTGCCCGTCCTGGACGAGCTGCCGCGCTATCTCGCCAAGGACCGGGTCGTCGCGGTCGGCGAGATCGGCTACGACTCGATGACGAAGGAGGAGGACGAGGCACTGGCACACCAGCTGGAGCTGGCGATCGAGCACGAACTGCCGGTGCTCGTGCACACTCCGCACCGCGACAAGGCCGCCGGCACCCGCCGAACCCTTGATGTCGTCCGCGAGTCCGGCATCGCGCCCGAGCACGTCCTCGTCGACCATCTCAACGAGCTGACCGTCGCCATGGTCAAGGAGCGCGGCAGCTGGATGGGCTTCTCGATCTACCCGAAGACCAAGATGAGCGAGGACCGGATGGTCCGGATCCTGCGGGAGTACGGAACCGAACGGGTTCTCGTCAACTCGGCTGCCGACTGGGGTCGCAGCGACCCCCTCAAGACCCGCAAGACCGCCGACGCGATGCTCGCCGACGGCTCCTTCGACCAGGATGCCGTGGACGAGGTGATGTGGCGTAACCCGGTCGCCTTCTACGGGCAGAGCGGCCGTCTCGACCTGGACGACGTGCCGAAACCCGACGACTCGGGGCTCTTCGAGGGCAACTCCGTGCGACGCGGCGGAGAGTGA
- a CDS encoding EboA domain-containing protein has translation MPDRPTPLTLPDLAPDARAWLDTATARIASDPHAVRAAFPAAARRCGKALADQVRAALLLALPLRGSDLAAEVTGLYRHGDATEQRAVLYALPLLDAADPDLGDRALPVTREALRSNDTILVETALGPYAARHLDADAFRQAVLKCVFCEIPLDRISGLAERMDPELIRMLTDFARERIAAGRPDPTDITSLTGPTPQAPPRDERVSEGAA, from the coding sequence TTGCCCGACCGGCCGACTCCACTCACCCTCCCGGACCTCGCCCCCGATGCGCGGGCCTGGCTCGACACCGCCACCGCGCGCATCGCCTCCGACCCGCACGCCGTTCGAGCGGCCTTCCCGGCCGCCGCCAGGCGCTGCGGCAAGGCGCTGGCCGACCAGGTGCGGGCCGCGCTCCTGCTCGCCCTTCCCCTGCGGGGCTCCGACCTCGCGGCCGAGGTCACCGGCCTCTACCGGCACGGGGACGCCACCGAGCAGCGGGCCGTGCTGTACGCCCTGCCCCTGCTCGACGCCGCCGACCCCGACCTCGGCGACCGCGCCCTGCCCGTCACCCGCGAGGCCCTGCGCAGCAACGACACCATCCTCGTCGAAACTGCCCTGGGCCCCTACGCGGCCCGGCACTTGGACGCCGACGCCTTCCGCCAGGCCGTACTGAAGTGCGTGTTCTGCGAGATCCCGCTCGACCGGATCAGCGGACTCGCCGAACGCATGGACCCCGAACTCATCCGCATGCTCACCGACTTCGCCCGGGAGCGGATCGCCGCGGGCCGCCCCGACCCGACCGACATCACCTCCCTGACCGGCCCGACACCCCAAGCGCCCCCGAGAGACGAGCGCGTATCCGAAGGAGCCGCGTGA